From a region of the Tiliqua scincoides isolate rTilSci1 chromosome 4, rTilSci1.hap2, whole genome shotgun sequence genome:
- the RNF2 gene encoding E3 ubiquitin-protein ligase RING2 isoform X1, which yields MSQVVQTNGTQPLSKTWELSLYELQRTPQMVQNHLHLRFALQEVNRADSLEAITDGLEIVVSPRSLHSELMCPICLDMLKNTMTTKECLHRFCADCIITALRSGNKECPTCRKKLVSKRSLRPDPNFDALISKIYPSRDEYEAHQERVLARISKHNNQQALSHSIEEGLKIQALNRLQRGKKQQIENGSGAEDNGDSSHCSNASTHSNQEAGPSNKRTKTSDDSGLELDNNNTTVAIDPVLDGASEIELVFRPHPTLMENDDSAQTRYIKTSGNATVDHLSKYLAVRLALEELRSKGESNQMNLETASEKQYTIYIATANGQFTVLNGSFSLELVSEKYWKVNKPMELYYAPTKEHK from the exons ATGTCTCAAGTTGTGCAAACAAATGGAACACAGCCTTTAAGCAAAACATGGGAGCTCAGCTTGTATGAACTTCAGAGAACACCTCAG ATGGTCCAAAACCACTTGCATCTCAGATTTGCTCTGCAAGAAGTAAATAGAGCAGATAGCCTT GAAGCAATAACAGATGGCCTAgaaatagtggtgtcacctcgAAGCCTCCATAGTGAGCTGATGTGTCCCATTTGTTTGGATATGCTGAAAAACACCATGACTACTAAGGAATGTCTACATCGTTTTTGTGCTGACTGTATCATTACAGCCCTCAGAAGTGG AAACAAAGAATGCCCTACTTGTCGTAAAAAACTTGTTTCTAAAAGATCGCTGAGACCAGACCCAAACTTTGAtgcccttatcagcaaaatttaTCCAAGTCGTGATGAATATGAAGCTCATCAGGAAAGAGTCCTTGCAAGGATAAGCAAGCACAACAACCAGCAAGCTCTGAGCCACAGCATTGAGGAAGGCCTGAAAATTCAGGCCCTAAACAG GTTACAGAGGGGCAAGAAGCAACAAATAGAGAATGGTAGTGGAGCAGAAGACAATGGTGACAGCTCACACTGTAGCAATGCTTCAACTCACAGCAATCAGGAAGCGGGGCCAAGTAACAAAAGGACCAAGACATCTGATGATTCTGGGCTAGAACTGGACAATAACAATACAACCGTTGCTATAGACCCAGTATTGGATGGTGCAAGTGAAATAGAACTTGTTTTCAGACCCCATCCTACACTCATGGAAAATGATGACAGTGCACAGACAAG GTACATAAAGACCTCTGGCAATGCCACAGTTGATCATCTGTCAAAGTACCTAGCTGTGAGACTGGCTTTGGAAGAACTCCGGAGCAAAGGAGAGTCAAATCAGATGAATCTTGAAACAGCCAGTGAGAAGCAGTACACGATTTATATTGCTACAGCTAATGGCCAATTCACT GTGTTAAATGGCTCCTTTTCCTTAGAGCTGGTCAGTGAAAAGTACTGGAAAGTGAATAAACCCATGGAACTCTACTATGCACCTACAAAGGAACACAAATAA
- the RNF2 gene encoding E3 ubiquitin-protein ligase RING2 isoform X2, whose product MSQVVQTNGTQPLSKTWELSLYELQRTPQEAITDGLEIVVSPRSLHSELMCPICLDMLKNTMTTKECLHRFCADCIITALRSGNKECPTCRKKLVSKRSLRPDPNFDALISKIYPSRDEYEAHQERVLARISKHNNQQALSHSIEEGLKIQALNRLQRGKKQQIENGSGAEDNGDSSHCSNASTHSNQEAGPSNKRTKTSDDSGLELDNNNTTVAIDPVLDGASEIELVFRPHPTLMENDDSAQTRYIKTSGNATVDHLSKYLAVRLALEELRSKGESNQMNLETASEKQYTIYIATANGQFTVLNGSFSLELVSEKYWKVNKPMELYYAPTKEHK is encoded by the exons ATGTCTCAAGTTGTGCAAACAAATGGAACACAGCCTTTAAGCAAAACATGGGAGCTCAGCTTGTATGAACTTCAGAGAACACCTCAG GAAGCAATAACAGATGGCCTAgaaatagtggtgtcacctcgAAGCCTCCATAGTGAGCTGATGTGTCCCATTTGTTTGGATATGCTGAAAAACACCATGACTACTAAGGAATGTCTACATCGTTTTTGTGCTGACTGTATCATTACAGCCCTCAGAAGTGG AAACAAAGAATGCCCTACTTGTCGTAAAAAACTTGTTTCTAAAAGATCGCTGAGACCAGACCCAAACTTTGAtgcccttatcagcaaaatttaTCCAAGTCGTGATGAATATGAAGCTCATCAGGAAAGAGTCCTTGCAAGGATAAGCAAGCACAACAACCAGCAAGCTCTGAGCCACAGCATTGAGGAAGGCCTGAAAATTCAGGCCCTAAACAG GTTACAGAGGGGCAAGAAGCAACAAATAGAGAATGGTAGTGGAGCAGAAGACAATGGTGACAGCTCACACTGTAGCAATGCTTCAACTCACAGCAATCAGGAAGCGGGGCCAAGTAACAAAAGGACCAAGACATCTGATGATTCTGGGCTAGAACTGGACAATAACAATACAACCGTTGCTATAGACCCAGTATTGGATGGTGCAAGTGAAATAGAACTTGTTTTCAGACCCCATCCTACACTCATGGAAAATGATGACAGTGCACAGACAAG GTACATAAAGACCTCTGGCAATGCCACAGTTGATCATCTGTCAAAGTACCTAGCTGTGAGACTGGCTTTGGAAGAACTCCGGAGCAAAGGAGAGTCAAATCAGATGAATCTTGAAACAGCCAGTGAGAAGCAGTACACGATTTATATTGCTACAGCTAATGGCCAATTCACT GTGTTAAATGGCTCCTTTTCCTTAGAGCTGGTCAGTGAAAAGTACTGGAAAGTGAATAAACCCATGGAACTCTACTATGCACCTACAAAGGAACACAAATAA
- the TRMT1L gene encoding TRMT1-like protein has protein sequence MAAQEATPPPPCEDEETQELNGIKSCIKMECTPSDADIAEEVKFKEEEEQESIKEPDSNPLKVSSESPREKHISIQRTLADLEKLAGQKEGCLISAVSPSTDLHMSAGKKTCPLCPEEKFKACYFYKLHRHLKNIHWKVSVEFEGYRMCICHLPCRPVKPNVVGDQISIKMGSHYHCIICSATITRRGDMVGHISRHVNKGETESRYTPVPTLKTSHEVLKEADTDVQVLPNYSTPQKTSSYFNPKMKLNRQLIVCALAVLTEERKPLECLDAFGATGIMGLQWAKHLRNSVKVTINDYNENSVMMIQENCHLNKMKVVTNREVGCGEENLPAIEVTNMDANVIMHLRAFDFIHLDPFGSSVNFLDAAFRNVRNLGIVSVTSTDISSLYSKARHVAQRHYGCNIVRTEYYKELAARMVVAAVARAAARCNKGIEVLLAVALEHFVLVEVRVLRGPTFADDTVKKIRYLIHCQWCEERVFKKEGNMIEENPYKQLPCDCHSSMTGKTAVELGPLWSGSLFNTGFLRRMLFRADQYDFDDIQTLLKTVICEAECTTREQFLSQHPSSHNKQEECGVFIKIPDAAPDYYVVHGKRKSSEMSHAATKRQKSNAEHPAFYYNIHRHSIKGMNMPKLNKFLNHLSQAGYRVSRTHFDPMGVRTNAPLMQFKSILVKHSTPTYTGGQSEGSLQTSETFQPGADGDFAEEGI, from the exons ATGGCGGCCCAGGAGGCGACACCGCCGCCCCCCTGCGAAGACGAAGAGACCCAGGAACTCA ATGGCATAAAAAGCTGCATAAAAATGGAATGCACCCCATCAGATGCGGACATAGCTGAAGAAGTAAAATTTAAAGAAGAAGAGGAGCAGGAGTCTATAAAGGAGCCTGACAGTAACCCATTGAAAGTATCATCTGAATCTCCCAGAG AGAAACACATTTCAATTCAGAGAACCCTTGCTGATTTAGAGAAATTGGCTGGTCAGAAGGAAGGTTGCCTTATCTCAGCTGTTTCTCCCAGCACAGACCTTCATATGTCAG CTGGCAAGAAGACTTGTCCTCTATGCCCTGAAGAGAAGTTTAAAGCTTGTTATTTTTATAAGCTGCACCGGCACCTTAAGAATATTCACTGGAAAGTGTCTGTCGAATTTGAAG GCTACAGAATGTGCATCTGTCACTTACCTTGTCGCCCTGTGAAACCAAATGTTGTTGGAGATCAG ATATCCATAAAGATGGGATCCCATTATCACTGTATTATCTGTTCAGCAACTATTACTCGAAGGGGTGATATGGTAGGGCATATTAGCCGCCATGTGAATAAAGGAGAAACTGAATCAAGGTATACCCCAG TACCTACTCTTAAAACATCACATGAAGTACTGAAAGAAGCAGATACAGATGTGCAAGTTCTGCCTAATTATTCTACACCACAGAAAACGAGTTCTTATTTTAATCCCAAAATGAAACTTAAcag GCAATTGATAGTCTGTGCTTTAGCTGTTCTAACCGAGGAACGAAAACCTTTGGAATGTCTGGATGCATTTGGAGCCACTG GTATAATGGGATTACAGTGggcaaaacatctgagaaatTCTGTGAAGGTCACAATTAATGACTACAATGAAAATTCTGTGATGATGATACAGGAGAACTGTCATTTAAATAAGATGAAGGTGGTGACGAACAGGGAGGTTGGTTGTGGTGAAGAAAACTTGCCTGCCATTGAGGTGACAAATATGGATGCCAATGTCATCATGCACTTGAGAGCATTTGATTTTAT ACATCTGGATCCATTTGGATCATCTGTTAATTTTCTTGATGCGGCTTTTAGAAATGTAAGAAACCTTGGAATTGTGTCAGTCACATCAACGGATATCAGTTCTCTCTATTCAAAGGCTCGGCACGTGGCTCAGCGTCATTATGGCTGCAACATTGTCAGGACAGAGTACTACAAGGAACTCGCTGCTAGGATGGTAGTTGCTGCTGTGGCAAG AGCTGCTGCACGATGCAACAAAGGCATTGAAGTTTTGCTTGCAGTGGCTCTTGAACATTTTGTGCTAGTAGAGGTGAGAGTATTGAGAGGACCTACTTTTGCTGATGATACTGTCAAGAAAATTCGATATCTCATCCATTGTCAGTGGTGCGAAGAGAGAGTATTTAAGAAAGAGGGCAACATGATAGAAG AGAACCCTTATAAGCAACTCCCATGCGACTGTCACAGCAGTATGACAGGGAAGACAGCAGTTGAGCTTGGTCCTTTGTG GTCAGGATCCCTCTTCAACACTGGATTTCTCAGAAGAATGTTGTTTCGAGCAGACCAGTATGATTTCGATGACATCCAGACACTTCTAAAAACAGTAATATGTGAAGCCGAGTGCACAACACGTGAGCAGTTTTTAAGCCAGcatcccagcagccacaacaaaCAAG AAGAGTGTGGTGTGTTTATTAAAATACCAGATGCTGCACCAGATTACTACGTTGTACATG GTAAGAGAAAGAGTAGTGAAATGAGCCATGCTGCAACAAAGCGACAGAAGAGTAATGCTGAGCATCCTGCCTTTTATTATAATATACACAGACACAGTATTAAAGGAATGAACATGCCCAA GTTAAATAAGTTCTTGAATCATCTCTCACAAGCTGGCTATAGAGTAAGCCGGACTCATTTTGATCCTATGGGTGTCCGCACAAATGCCCCCTTGATGCAGTTTAAATCTATTCTTGTGAAGCACAGCACTCCTACGTACACAGGAGGTCAGTCTGAAGGCTCTCTGCAAACTTCTGAGACTTTCCAACCAGGAGCTGATGGTGACTTTGCAGAAGAAGGCATATAA